Genomic DNA from Paucilactobacillus hokkaidonensis JCM 18461:
TGGCAACTGTGAGTCCATATGGGAACCGACACCTGGTTACTGCGATCGGGTTTAATAATGATACTGTTTCAGTAGCATATGTAATTTTTATGCACTTTAATTGCATTAAAGAAAGATATTAGAATTATTATGCAAAAAAATATGATTTTAACTTGACTTTATTCAAATGTGGTCTTATGATGTTTTTAACATAAAAAGTAATATATATTCATTTTATGCCGGAATGTATTTTGAATTAATTGCTTTTATGTAGAAGATGGTTTGATATTTACATATTTTATTTAAAAATAAATATTCATAATATGTGAATAAAACATTTGGAGGAAGATTTTATGAGAAAATGGATGAAAAAGAGTTGGTTGGTTTCACTGGGGTTGGTCATGGTGCTTTCGATCGGATTATCAGGCTGTGGCAGTTCAAATGCAGATAATAGTGTTAAGAAGATTAAGGATAAGAAAACGTTAGTGGTGGGCACGAGCGCGGATTATGCGCCATTTGAATTTCCAATTGTTAAAAATGGTAAGAAACAAATTACTGGTTACGATATTTTGATTGCTCAAAAGATTGCTGATGACATGGGTGTGAAATTGAAGATTGAAAACACTGAGTTTTCATCGTTAATCTCGGATCTAAAAGGTGACAAAGTCGATTTAATTTTGTCCGGAATGACATCAACGCCTGCACGTAAGAAACAGGTAGCATTTTCAAAGAGTTACTACACGGTTAATAACTATCTGTTAGTTAAAAAATCCGATGCTAATAAATATAATACGGTTGCTGATACAAAGGGTGCTCAAATTGGAGCACAGCAATCTTCAACTCAAGAACAAATTGCTAAGAAGCAGACTAAAGGAAACATCGTGACCGAGGGAATGGTTACTAGTCTTACTACTGAATTGCAAGAAGGAAAACTGGATGGTGTGGTAGTAGAAAGCGAGATTGCCGATAACTATGTGAAAAACTATCCTGATAAATACGTTAAAGCAAAGGTTAAATTAACTACTCCGGCGTCACAAAGTAAAATCAATGTAGCTGGGCGGACAGGTGATAAAAAGCTGATGAAACAGGTAAACAAGACAATTACTAAATTACAGAAAAACGGCGATATGGATAAATTGTTAAATAAGGCAGAAAAGACCCAAACGAAGTATGGTACTGCTAAATAAAAGAGGTATGTAAATGTTTGATTTTCTAGGTAAATATTATCCGCTCTTTCTTGATGGAACGGGATTAACGATAATTATTTCAATCATTGGGGTCGCCTTAGGAATTTTGATTGGACTATTGATTGTACTGATGCGGTTATCACGAATGTCATTGCTACAATGGATTGCACGATTATATATTGGAATTGTGCGGGGAACCCCTTCGATGATTCAAGTCATGTTGATCTATTACACACTGTCAAAGGTTTTGCCGATTCCACAGGTGCAGTTATTGGGATCAGGGTTAGACCGGGTAATTCCTGGGGCACTAGCGTTAGGAATTAATTCAGGCGCTTATACGGCTGAGATATTTCGTTCTGGCATTATCTCAATTTCAAATGGACAAAATGAAGCGGGACTTTCATTGGGACTGAGCCGGCAGCAAACAATGTTTTCAGTGGTTTTGCCACAGGCAATTCGAAACATTTTACCAGCATTAGGAAATGAGTTCATTACACTAATTAAAGAGTCGTCAGTTTTGTTTTATATCGGAGTTCAAGAGATTACGGCACAGGCACTGGGAGTTGGCGGAACACTGTACGATTTCGTCCCACCACTATTGGTTGCAGGAGCGATTTATTTGGTACTAACTCAAGTACTGTCGCAAGCAATGCAAGTGTTTGAAAAACGAATGAATAGTAAATATGCTTATTAATAGTTCTTGTCAATAATGTTATAGACAAAAAAGTGTCTTTCGAAGAAAAAAATTCGAAAGGCACTTTTTTATAGCCCCGCCTGCAAATTTGTAGTTGACACTGACTCGATAATACCGTAACATAAATAAGGTCAGATAAGGATCTTGACTGAAATATGCGGAAGTAGTTCAGTGGTAGAACATCACCTTGCCATGGTGGGGGTCGCGAGTTCGAATCTCGTCTTCCGCTTTTTATTTTTGCACCCATAGCGCAATTGGATAGAGTGTCTGACTACGAATCAGAAGGTTGTAGGTTCGACTCCTACTGGGTGCATCATCATTTCGGGAATTAGCTCAGCTTGGTAGAGCGCAGCGTTCGGGACGCTGAGGTCGCACGTTCGAATCATGTATTCCCGATTAGCAATATCCAAGAGTTTTCATTGAGGTTTAAACAACCGAAATGATAGCTCTTTTTATTTTGATATTGTTATTAAATTACATTAGCTTGCATACAAGGGCTAGTAAAAAAGCTAGGTGTCTCAAAATATAGTTGATTCAAAAGTGAGCTTGCTCTAAAAGTTTTGTGGTTGATCACATTTAAAAACAATTGACTTAAACTAAGGTTTAAGTGCTATTCTGAATACGAGGTGATTGTATGACAGAATTAGAGAAATTAATGGCTGGAGAAGAATATTGTTTTTTGGATCCTAAGATTGCTGAGAGAAAAGCGCGCGCAGCAAGACTATGTCAGGAATTTAATCAGATTTCATCAACGGACCCACAAAAGCAAACTAGTAAAATTAGAGAAATTTTAGGATCAACAGGAGATCGAGTTTCAGTTCAAGCCAATTTTAATTGTGATTATGGTAAGAATATTCATGTTGGAGAGGATTTCCTCAGTAACTATAATTTAACGATTCTAGATATTGCACCTGTTAATATTGGTCATAATGTCATGATTGGACCAAATGTTGATATATATACGGTTAATCATCCAATGACAGCCGCTGGCAGACGACACTATCTGGCTAAAGCTTCACCAGTTACAATTGGTAATGATGTTTGGATTGGCGGGAAAGTTGCTGTTATGCCAGGTGTTACAATTGGCAATAATGTGATAATTGCAGCAGGAGCAGTGGTAACCAAAGATATACCAGATAATACGCTAGTAGGCGGAGTACCAGCAATAAAAATTAAATCATTATAGCAAAAATGCAACAACCTAAAATTTTAGGTTGTTGCATTTTGCTAAAAACTAATATTCAACGTTATTTGAAGCAAGTCTTAATTCAACAATGCGTGAATTCTTTGTTTGCGTGCAAACACTTAAAAGTGCTTGTCCAACATCTTCTGGTGTTAAGAAGCCAGATTCAGCAACACCTTTCTTGGTTCTGCCATATCCAACTTCAAATTCCGTTGCACCGGCATGAGGACAAAAGACACAAGTTCGTATTCCCTTATCAAGTAATTCTTTATCTAAAGCTTGTCCGAAACCCCGTAGGGCAAATTTACTACAGGAGTACGCAGCTTCATCCGCGTGGCCAACAATTCCGGTAACCGAAGAGACCATTATAATTTGACCATCGTTTCTTTTTAACATGTCTGGAACGGCATTTTTAGTGAATGAAAATGCACTTCTAACATTAGAATCCATGATTAAATCATAGTCTTCCATTGATGTTTCAGTGAGTGAAAGAGTGCGACCAATTCCGGCATTGTTTATTAAAATATCAACTTTTCCAAAAGTTGCAACTGCAAGTTTAACTGTTTCGATAGCAGTTTGTTCTTTTATTGCATTTCCAGCATAATATACTGCTTTGGCACCGAACTGTTCGCATACATTAACAACCTCTTGCAGACGTTCTTCTCTTCTAGCAGTTAAAACTAGGCTGCAGCCCTCTTTAGCAAATGCTATCGCTGTGCCACGACCAAATCCAGAACTGGCACCAGTGATAATAGCAACCTTGCCGTCTAATTTATTCATAATAGAATTCTCCTCCTTTGTTAATTTATAATTCTCTGTTATCATACGACTTAAACTGAGGTCTAAGTCAAATAAGAATGGAGATAATATTTTGAATTATTCAATTGGTGAAGTAGCACAAAAAATGGGAACTAATACTTCCACACTAAGGTACTATGATAAAAAGGGATTGTTACCATTTGTAGATCGTGATGATGCTGGTAGAAGAAAGTTTAAAGATAATGATTTTAACTTTCTTGAAGTTATTAATTGTCTCAAGAAGAGTGGAGTACCAATTAAAGATATTGGTAAATTTATTAATTTATGTCTGCAAGGTGATGAAACACTACGTGAACGTTATGATTACTTAGATAAAGAGGAAAATGTTTTAGAAATTAAAGTACGTGAAATGCAGGAGCAGCTAGATTTTCTAAGATTTAAAAAGTGGTACTATAAAACATCCGTTGAGGCTGGAACAGAAACAATTCATTTTACACCAGGGACTAAATTTGTTGATCCAAGTACTCATGATCAATACAAAACCGCACTAAAAACAAATAATGATTTACGTCAACTGTTGGACTTGCAAAGTTAATGATAGGTAGACGTTGAGTTTGACATGATTAGCTTGAACAAGTTATGTTAAACTCCGTTTATTATGTATCGTTACTCACCAGGAACACTTATTTATTTTAAATAGAGTCATTTTTATATAATACGTTCGAATCTAACCATCAAAGACTGTTATTCAAGTAGATATACTGATATGACAGTCTTTTTGTATGATTAATTAATTCTTATTGCAATTAGCACACTAGTAAAGTAGTCTTATTACTAGTAAAGTTAACCCGATTAATTGGATTAACACTTTTAGGAGAACAGAATGAAGGATTTAATTTCGGATCGAAAACTAATTAACACGACTATGTGGATTTTATTAGTTGGTGTAGCGTTCTTTGGTACTATGCCGCTGTTTGTGTTGATATATTATGCATTCGCAATCTTCATGATTATGCGGACGGCACAGAGTCAATTTCCCAAACGAGTTAAAATTTGGATGATAGTGGCCTATCTAGTGCTTGCAGTGCTACAAATAGTTTTTGCGGCTAATGCGGTTGAGGCTCACCATTTTAACCTAGTAACAGCGTTTTTTAGTCGCGTATTTGCAGCGGCGATCATTTTACTGCCACTAGCAATCGAGCGAATTGTGGTTGTGAATAAAAAAACTGATTTTTATTTGCCTTCAATTAAAGAAGTGGCGACGGTTAGTTTTGAACAGTTAAATACCAATAAAGAGTTAATTAGCCATTCTTTACAGGGAATGGGGAAGATTAAACATACATTGTCAACGGATAATTTGAAGGAAACGTTCGAGGATTTACACCGACATAGTTCGACTAGGTATATTAATAATGGTTCGCTGACAGATGATTACTTTAAACTGGCAGAGCAGTCATTAAGTGATCCATATATTTATTTGGTTATTTCGAATACTGGTAGTAGTGCCAGCGAAATTATTTCACTGTTTACCCAAAAACAATATAACCATGCGTCAATTAGTTTTGACGCTGACTTAAAAACCATTATTAGCTATAATGGTGGTGAAAAAGTTTATCCACCGGGATTAAATGCTGAGATGGTCGAGGCGTTTCATAAAAAAGATGACGCATCTGTGTTAATTTATCGTCTTCCAACCACAACGGAACAAAAACAACTGATTATCAATAAAGTTAAGCAGATTAATTCGGATGGGAGCGCCTATAATCTATTAGGATTAGTTATTAAACATTCTTACCGGCCTAACATTATGTTTTGCTCGCAATTTGTTTACCAGATGCTTAAATTAGCCGACCTTGAGTATTTTGATAAACCTGCTGGGGATGTAAGACCGACCGATTTTATTGAATTGGACTATTATAAAAAGCTTGAATTTTGTTACGAAATTAAATTTTAATCAAAAAGAGTGGAAAATAAGACGATTAGATTCTGAGCATACTCCGTTGTCCAAAGAACTAACCGCTAAAGCAGTAAGTTCTCATGGCAGCCTAGATTAACGAATGATCCGTGTTTTGGATCGTTTGTTAATCGTAGCTAAGCGGAAGCCATTATTACTTGCCGGTTTTCGGCTTGCGACTTATACTTGCTGGGCTTCGGCTTAGTATAATCGACAACGAAGCGTAGCGTAGTAGTAATATGGACATCGAAGAGAATCTGTCTTATTTTCCACGTTTTAGCAATAAAAGTTCGTAAATGATAAAAAGGGCACAGCAAAAA
This window encodes:
- a CDS encoding transporter substrate-binding domain-containing protein, translated to MRKWMKKSWLVSLGLVMVLSIGLSGCGSSNADNSVKKIKDKKTLVVGTSADYAPFEFPIVKNGKKQITGYDILIAQKIADDMGVKLKIENTEFSSLISDLKGDKVDLILSGMTSTPARKKQVAFSKSYYTVNNYLLVKKSDANKYNTVADTKGAQIGAQQSSTQEQIAKKQTKGNIVTEGMVTSLTTELQEGKLDGVVVESEIADNYVKNYPDKYVKAKVKLTTPASQSKINVAGRTGDKKLMKQVNKTITKLQKNGDMDKLLNKAEKTQTKYGTAK
- a CDS encoding amino acid ABC transporter permease translates to MFDFLGKYYPLFLDGTGLTIIISIIGVALGILIGLLIVLMRLSRMSLLQWIARLYIGIVRGTPSMIQVMLIYYTLSKVLPIPQVQLLGSGLDRVIPGALALGINSGAYTAEIFRSGIISISNGQNEAGLSLGLSRQQTMFSVVLPQAIRNILPALGNEFITLIKESSVLFYIGVQEITAQALGVGGTLYDFVPPLLVAGAIYLVLTQVLSQAMQVFEKRMNSKYAY
- a CDS encoding sugar O-acetyltransferase, whose product is MTELEKLMAGEEYCFLDPKIAERKARAARLCQEFNQISSTDPQKQTSKIREILGSTGDRVSVQANFNCDYGKNIHVGEDFLSNYNLTILDIAPVNIGHNVMIGPNVDIYTVNHPMTAAGRRHYLAKASPVTIGNDVWIGGKVAVMPGVTIGNNVIIAAGAVVTKDIPDNTLVGGVPAIKIKSL
- a CDS encoding SDR family oxidoreductase → MNKLDGKVAIITGASSGFGRGTAIAFAKEGCSLVLTARREERLQEVVNVCEQFGAKAVYYAGNAIKEQTAIETVKLAVATFGKVDILINNAGIGRTLSLTETSMEDYDLIMDSNVRSAFSFTKNAVPDMLKRNDGQIIMVSSVTGIVGHADEAAYSCSKFALRGFGQALDKELLDKGIRTCVFCPHAGATEFEVGYGRTKKGVAESGFLTPEDVGQALLSVCTQTKNSRIVELRLASNNVEY
- a CDS encoding MerR family transcriptional regulator, which gives rise to MNYSIGEVAQKMGTNTSTLRYYDKKGLLPFVDRDDAGRRKFKDNDFNFLEVINCLKKSGVPIKDIGKFINLCLQGDETLRERYDYLDKEENVLEIKVREMQEQLDFLRFKKWYYKTSVEAGTETIHFTPGTKFVDPSTHDQYKTALKTNNDLRQLLDLQS